Within Marispirochaeta aestuarii, the genomic segment TGCCGCATGCTGTTCGATCGCCCCGATGGGCAGAATGGCAACATCACAGACGTCTTTCGCATAGGCCGAATTGACCGGAGCGGAATTCTCGTGAAACCAAACAGACTTTCTTCCTTCTAGTCCTTCTTTTAGCATCTTATCTCTCCTTAATACGTGAAAAAAATATTCCAAAAACTCATAGAGTTCCTGTTACAAGGGAAACGATATTTTCAGTTGATGCGCTAATGCTTTCAACTCTTCAGAGAGGGTCACCGGCACGGGTATGCCCGAGACCTTCCTCTCCTGTTCGTTTTTACACTCAATCTCTCCCGGCACGATCTGATGTATATTCGGATCGTTCATTGGTGTATTACGGATCATACGGGCCCATTCAGTGATCCTCTCCTCATAATCCTGTTTCACGAGAAAAAAGGAAGGATTGATTGTCATGAAGAGGTGTGTCGTAAGACTGGTTTCGTCAGGATTCTTGTACATGCTTTTCAAATCATGAAGGAACGGACCTCCGCTCAATACCCCGGTAACGAGATCCACGAACAAGGACAATCCGAAACCTTTGTGCATCCCTACCGGCAACAGAAAACCTTCAAAGCCCTTTTGAGGGTCATCGGTCTCATCCCCTTCCTTGGTAACCGCCCAATTGGTGGGTATTTTTTCTCCTTTTTTGGCCGCGAGCAGCAGCTTCCCGCCAGCCACTGCGGATAAGGAGATATCAAGAACGAAAGGATGATCGCCAGTCATAGGAGCAGCTACAGCAATAGGATTATTCCCGGTGGAAGGTTTCGTATTACCCTTCATGCCTATGTTGGGAATAACGTTGGTACTTGCTATCCCAATCAAACCGGCCTCGACGGCAAGACGTGCATACAGAGCCGCCGCCCCGAAGTGATTACTGTTTCGCACAAGAGTCATTCCTATTCCGAAGGTCTTCGCCTGCTCTATGGCTTTCTCCATCCCGGCCCTTCCAAGGACGAACCCCATTCCTCCATCGCCGTCCAGCAGGGCTACTGGACCGCTACTCGGCAAAAGTGACTTGATTTCCGGTGTCGGATTCACCGCACCTGAAATAACTCGTTTAAGATAGACAGGAACGCGAAGCACGCCGTGGGAATCGACTCCCCAAAGGTTGGTTTTTACTAAACAGTCGGCGGTAAAATCGGCATCCGGACCATTCATCCCGCCTTTGCGGAACAGATCAGCAATAAACCTGCGAAGCACATCCGGCTGAACCATTATGTCTTTATCCATACCCTCTCCAATGTATACGTATTCATTTCTGACAAAACAATTACCTGATTTTCATCCGGTAAACAGTAGACGTTGCGGTAATATACAGGGTTCTCTCGTCCTCTCCCCAGGTAAAATTTGCCGCTACTTCAGGAATATTGATCCGTCCAAGACAATCACCGTCTTCATCGATTATGAATATACCCCCCGGCCCCGTACAGAAAATTGTGCCGCGGGAGGTACATTTCATACCATCAAGCACTCCGTCCCCGCTGCCCTGAGGAGACGAGAAGATGCGCTTGTTTTCCAGCATACCCTTCGTTCCGACATCGAAGGCAAAAATTATTCCCTGTGCGCTATCGTTTACATAGAGAATTTTTTCATCCGGGGAAAAGCAAAGTCCGTTGGGCAATTGCAGTCCATCTTCCAGCAAATAAAGAAAAGCGTTTCTCCGATCATACATGTATACTCCCTGAAAAGAGAGTTCCGGCGGTCGAGGGATTCCAACACGCGGAAACCTGCCGGGCATGGGATCGGTGAAATATATATTCTTATCTGATTTAAGCACCACATCGTTCGGACTATTAAGACATCTTCCATTGTACGAATCGGCCAGAACCGTATAAGTCCCGGATCGTAAATCCGTTGCCGAAACACGACTTGTACCGTGTTCGCAGGTAATGAGGATCCCGTCCTTGTCGTATGCGTTTCCGTTGGCGAGGTAGCTGTTTGGACGCAGCAGTGAAATTCCCTTATTTTCATCCCAGCTATAGAGAGCATTGCCCGGAATGTCGCTAAAAATCAAACGATTTTGATCCTCTATCCAAACAGGACCTTCAAGAAAACGAAAACCCGTCGCCAACGTCTCCAGGAAAATCTGATTCTTTACAATCTGCCTAAACCTGTTATTAAAGGCTTCGACTTCAACCGGAATTTTGCTCGCTTCTTTCATCCTGCTCCCCAAATGTATACGTATACATTACCACGGGTTTTTTACCCTGTCAAGTTTTCTTTTTGATAAAAGTTACAATTTTATGCAAGGCACCTCAAAGAACTACTGGTTTTCTCATATTCCAAGGCATCAAGATTTAGCCCGATCCTCATCCTGCATCAAAGCATTATCAGTGCAGGATGAGGCGATACAAAATATTTCCTTCTTGACCATAGAAAAAATACTACAGAGGAACTGTCCTAGGTTCGATCAATCACGGATTCTCTTTCGATTATTTCCCCGGAAATCATCCTTAGAACGACTTCATCCTTGTCGGAATCTATTTTTTCCAGCAGTACCTGAATCGTTACTTCTACCATTTCTTTCACTGGCTGATTGATGGTAGTGAGCTTGTAATGGGGGCTTGCTGCCATAACGGAATTGTTGAATCCGATTATCGACATATCGGCCGGGATCTGCAGATTAAACTCGTCCTCAAGACAATCAATCAGGCCAAAGGCCATCTCATCGCTGGCACAAAACACTGCATCAGGCAGAATGTTCTGTTTCATCATCTTCTTCCCCGCCTTAATGCCCGATTCGTAGGTATAGTCCCCAACATACCGATCGAAGAGTGTTTTTCCACTATTAGCCAGATATTGCTTTAGTCCTTTTTCTCTATCCATGTTGGTAGAACTGTTAACATCGCCCGAGAGATATGCAATTTTTGAATGACCTCGGTTCAGCAAGTATTCTGCAGCATTCTCTCCAGCGCGTTTATTGTCCAAACAGATAGCACTTACATCCAAACCTTTGGAATATCGGTTAAACTGAACAACAGGAACATTCAGATCCATGCAGCTTCGTATCAATTTTGGAGAAAGTGATACTGCGGTTGTTATCAGTCCATCGACCTGATACTGAAATGCGATGGGAATCACATCTTCCAAAGCTGCCGTCCTGGGTATATTCAAGAGCATTACGGTATACCCCCTGCTCTGCAAACCCAGGGTGAAGAAATCCAATGCACCCAAGTAAAAATACCCGCCAAAAGCAGGGTTTACAATTCCGATGATGTTGGTTTTTCTCATATTCAAACTGCGAGCCAGGTTGTTAGGCTGGTAATTCAGCTCTTTTGCGGCAGCCAGGACTTTTTTCCTAAGAACATCAGAAACCTTTTCGGCCGGTGTAAATACTCGCGACACCGTCGCCTGGGAAACACCGGCCATTTTTGCAACATCTATGGATGATACTCTTTTAAGATTTTTTTTCCCGGTGCTCATGGTACCCCTGCCGATTTCTTAATTTAAGAATTCCTGAAAAGAATATCGATGGATACCGTATAGCTTTTCGGGAATTCAGTACTGTTACATTATTTATATATGTCAAAGACCCTGGTTTCAATAGGATTGCGTAGTAAACCTGTAAACAAGCTTTTGAGGTGCCTCCTAATTTACCCGAGCGGATTCTGCCCCTGCCTTCTTCAAATTCTTTGGAAAGGTGCTGAATTGAACTCTTTTATTGCATCATAAAGAGCCTTTATATTGACAGGCGGAATATCATGCCCGACATTGTGACAGGTACATATAATGTACCCCCCATTAACTGCCAGATCACAGATACGCGTGTTAACTTCTTTCCTGATCTCTGCCGGAGACATATTTACCAGGACTTTTTGAACATCGATTGCTCCGTGAAAGCAGATGTCGTCACCGAATTCTTTTTTCAAAAGCCCTGTATCCCTTAGTTCCTCAACCGATGTTTGTATGGGATTCAGAAAATCAATCCCCATTTTTTCAATCATCTTCCTGAGCAGCGGTTTGACAGAACCATCCGTATGGAAAATAACCTTTACATGAGGAGCGCACGACTTTATATGTTGAATCAAATCCGCTTCATACGGCAGTATAAATTCTTCCCACATATCCGGAGACATAAGAAGGGAATTCTGTGTACCAAAATCATCGGTAAGGTATATGACCTGGATAAAATCACTTACCTCGGCCATATACCGGGTGTACATCTCCTTATAGACTCCGGTTATCCGCCCTAATAAGGCATGTGCAAATTCCGGGTCCAGCACCAGATCCATAAAAAACTGATCATATCCGGCAAGTTCAAGAGATGTCTGAAGGGGCCCCCCTTTTATTCCGTCTGCACCTATTACATAGTCGGTATTGTGATACCAGGACTCGGCCTGCTGACGGAGTCCCTCAAACTGCGACGGGTCATCCGTTTCAGGCCATGCGTGCTTTTCGATCCCTTCAAGACCTTTCCCCTTAAGCGGTGCATCGGCAATCGCATAGTAATCCCCGGAATCCTTGAATAGGGTCCCGAAGGTATTCCGGTAACTGACTTCACTGATCTCCTGTATATTTGTCCAGTGAGGGATGAGCCACCTGAAGTCAATTCCCCATATTTCCAGAAGATCTTCGTCGGTATGAACGCACTGACTCATTCGATCAAGTATTCGCAGCGGTTGCGGCTCAAGACCGTACTCCGCCCGAATCTTGTTATAGACAAATTTATGAATCGAGCTGACCTGCTTTCCATGGTCAAGCAGTATTCTATCAGATTTCTGATGGTTCACTGTTCGCTTAAAAATCTCTCTTCTGTTCACGATATCCCCCTTATTATCAGTTCAAATGTTTCAGATACACGTTAAATGTATACGTATACATTATCACACATCTGCAATATGTCAAGGAAAAAAACGTGCAGAACACCGCAGCTACCACTGTCAGCAAGGATCGAAACGTCATACTGGACGGACTTTTGCGCCAAAAAAAGCCCGCCGCCTGCTTTTCAGTCTGCCGGGGAGCTTTCGTATAGCCGGGTTTCAGCCGGCTACTTCACCACCACCCGGAAAAACCGCTTTTTTCCTGCCTTGAGCATCATCTCGCCGTCGACCGCCCGGGAGGCATTGACCACCTCGTCGATGCTCTCGACCTTCACGTCATTGATTCTCGCTCCCCCCTGCTGAACCAGTCTGCGTGCCTCACCGTTGGAGGAGCAGAGATCGGTGCGGGAAAAGAGCTCCAGCACGCCGATGCCCTTTTCCAGTTCCGAGGCGGATAGCTCGAGGCTCGGGATGGAGCTTTTGTCGCCGCTTCCGCCGAAGGCGGCTTTCGCGGCGGCCAGAGCTTTGTCCGCCTCCTCTTTGCCGTGGACCAGACTGGTGTACTCCCAGGCCAGGCGCTCCTTGGCGGCGTTCAGGGCGGCCCCTTCACCGGCACAGAGCTCCCGGATCTCCTCCAGCTCCATAAAGGTAAAGAGCTTCAGGAACTTCTCCACGTCCGCGTCGGCAACGTTGCGCCAGTACTGGAAGAAATCGTAGACCGAGAAAAGCCCTGAATCGAGAAAGACCGCGCCCTTCTCGGACTTGCCCATCTTCTGGCCGTCCGCCCGGGTAACCAGGGGAAAGGTCAGGCCGTAGGTCTCGGCCCCTTCCATACGCCGGATAAGGTCGATACCGGCCACGATGTTGCCCCACTGATCGTCCCCGCCGATCTGAAGCCGGCAGCCTTTGCGGCGGTAAAGCTCCAGGTAATCGTAGGACTGGAGCAGCTGGTAGTTGAACTCCACGAAGGAGAGCCCGGTCTCCAGCCGCTTTTTATAGGACTCGAAGGTCAGCATCCGGTTTACTGAAAACTGGCTGCCGATCTCCCGTAAAAAATCGATGTAGTTAAGGTCGGCGAGCCAGTCGGCATTGTTCACCAGCCAGCCGTTCTCCCCGTCCAGGGTAACGAAGTTGGTCAGCTGCCCTGCAACGCTCTTTACATTGGCTTCGATCTCCTCGTAACTGAGCATCTTCCGCATTTCCGTCTTCCCCGAGGGGTCGCCGATGCGGGCGGTGCCGCCGCCCACAAGGAGGACGGGCTTATGGCCCGCCCGCTGCAGGTGAGAGAGAGCGAAAATCGGAACCATGTGCCCCACATGCAGGGAGGGCCCCGTGGGATCGACTCCCACGTAGAAAGCCACCGGTCCCTTGTCCATCAGGGAGCTCAGGGTCTGCAGATCGGTACACTGTTGAATGAATCCCCTTTCCTGGAGGATCTGCAAGGCAGGATTCAGGTTCATACGCGCTTGTACTCCTTGATCTCTTTCCGGATACGTGCGGCAAGCTCGCTCCGGTGGACCCGGACCTGCTCCATGGAGTCCCGGAAGCGCAGGGTAACCGTGCCGTCTTCCTTGGAGTCATAATCCACGGTAACGCAGTAGGGGGTGCCCCCTTCGTCCTGACGGCGATACCGCCGGCCGATAGCCCCGGACTGGTCGTAGAATACGTTGAAGTCCTCCCGCAGCTCCGCCTCGATTTCCCGGGCGAGTTCTGCAATGCCGTCCTTCTTGACCAGGGGAAGAATCGCAACGGTTATGGGCGCCACGGCGGGGTGAAAACGCATCACCGTTCGCAGATCCCCGTCTTCCAGCTGTTCCTCCTCGTAGGCGTCGGAGAGGACCATCAGAACCGAACGGGTAAGTCCGGCGGAGGTTTCGATTACATAGGGCACGTAGCGTTCACGGGTCTCCTCGTCCAGGTAGGTCTGGTCCTTTCCGGAGAACTCCTGGTGGCGGCCCAGATCGAAATCAGTCCGGTTATGAACCCCTTCCAGCTCCTGCCATCCCATGGGGAAGAGATACTCGATGTCGTAGGCGTCTTTGGCGTAGTGGGCCAGTTCATCCGGCCCGTGCTGGTGCCAGCGGAGCCGGTCGCCGCGGATACCCAGCTTTTCGTAGTAGCCCATCCGCCGTTCCCGCCAGTAGTTGAACCATTCGTCATCGCTGCCGGGTTTAACGAAATACTGCATCTCCATCTGCTCGAACTCGCAGGTACGGAAGATAAAGTTCTTGGTGACGATCTCGTTGCGGAAGGCCTTTCCCACCTGGGCGATACCGAAGGGAATCTTGACCCGGCTGGTCTGAACAACATTGCGGAAGTTGACGAAGATTCCCTGGGCGGTCTCCGGCCGCAGATAAACAATGTTCTTGTCGTCCTTCACCGGGCCCAGATGAGTCTGGAACATCAGGTTGAACTGCCGGGGTTCGGTAAAGGTCCCGGAGTTGCCGCAGACGGGACAGGGAGCGGAGAGGTCGATGTGGTCCGCCCGGAAGCGGTTTTTGCATTCCTTACAGTCCACCAGGGGGTCGGAAAAGTTGGCCACGTGGCCGGAAGCCTCCCAGACCCGGGGGTGCATCATGATGGCGGCATCCAGTCCCACGATGTTTTCGTGGAGCTGGGTCATCTCCTTCCACCAGAAATTCTGAATATTCTTTTTGAGCTCCACACCCATGGGGCCGTAGTCCCAGGCAGATGAGAGGCCTCCATAGATTTCGGAAGACTGAAATACAAAGCCCCGGCGTTTGCAGAGGGAAACGAGTTTGTCCATGGTTACTTCGGCGGTTTTTTCTGCCATACTGTGCTCCTGACGTAAAAAATATATGGATTTGCTAAGCCCTAGAGGCGTTCTTTCAATGCTGCTATCAGGCGGTCGATGCGCCTGAGGGACTCATCGGTTCCGATCAATCGGCAACTTTCGATAAGCGGCGGCGATACGGTGCTTCCGGTCAATCCGACTCTTACCGGCCCCATCATGTCTCCCAGTTTGACTTCCAGCTTTTCCGCTCCGGCACGGAATTGCTCTTCCATCTCCTCATCCCCGAGGGAATCCAGGCGGGAGATGAGTTCCCGGCCGGCTTCCAGGACCTCGATGGTTCCGGCAAGGTCCAGCTTTTTGGGCACGGCGATCTCGGGATCCTCGGGCTCGACATCCTGAAAAAGGAAGCGGACCAGAGGACCGATCTCACCAAGGGTCTTAAGCCGCGGTTTGACCAGGGGAATAAAGTTGTCAATGATGCGCCGTTCATCCTCCGTGGGAGGATCGGAGACGATGCCGTCCCGAACCAGGAAGGGAATCAGGGCTTCCTTGAGTTCGCCGTCCTCCGTCTGCCGTATATACTGACCGTTGAACCAGGCGAGTTTCTTGTAGTCGAAGACCCCCGGAGCCTTGTTCAGCTTTTCCAGACTGAAGAGCTCTTCCAGCTCCTCCCGGGTAAAGAACTCCCTGGAGTCATCGTAGCTCCAGCCCAGCAGGGAGACATAGTTGACCAGAGCCTCCGGCAGGTAGCCTTCAGTGCGGAACTCCCGCACGCTGGTGGATCCGTGGCGTTTGGAGAGCTTCTGTCCGTCCTTGCCCATGACCATGGGAAGATGGCAGTACTTCGGGGGCTCCCATCCGAAGGCTTCGTATAACAGAACATGCAAAGGTCCAGAGGGGATCCACTCCTGGGCCCGGAGAATGTGGGTAATCTCCATCAGATGGTCGTCCACCACGTTGGCAAGGTGATAGGTGGGAAAACCGTCTCCTTTAAGGATGACAGGGTCGGGATTTATGTCCTTGTTTTTGCGGGTGATGGTCCCCATGATTTCGTCGGAGAAACTGGTGGAACCCTCCAGGGGAATCTTGAAACGGATTACCGGCTCCTGCCCCCGGGATTTCAGTTCCGCCGCCAGGCGCTTCTCCTCTTCGGAAGAGAGCTCCCGGCAGCGCCGGTCGTAACCGGTGGCTTTTTTCTGGCTCTTTCTGAGCTCCTCCAGTCGTTCGGCCGTGCAGTAGCAGCGGTAGGCGTGGCCGCTTTCAAGGAGTTTGTTCGCGTATTCCCGGTACAGGTCGAAGCGTTCGGACTGTACGTAAGGACCGAAGTCGCCCCCCACGTCGGGGCCTTCGTCCCATAGGATTCCCAGCCACTGAAAGGTATCGTACAGGTCCTGCAGGGCTTCGTCGGAATAACGGGTACGATCGGTGTCTTCTACCCGCAGGATGAAGCTGCCCCCCTGACTCCTTGCAAAGAAATAGTTGAACAAGGCGGTCCTGACCCCGCCTATATGCTGAAGGCCCGTCGGTGACGGGGCGTAGCGTACGCGCACGCTCATAATAATCCTCGTTAATCCTAGTTTTTTTCTAAGCGACTGGTGAGTGATTATAGCGGGGGCAAGCGGGTACCGTCAACGGGCCCGAACCGGGGGGATCAGGGTATGTCCTGGCGGTAAAACTCGAGAGCCTCCTCCACCAGGGTCCGCCACTCTTCATCCAGGGAACCGGCAAAAAGCGGACGTCCGGCATGGCTGTACCAGTAGCGGGCGTTCCACTCCTCCCCTTCCCTGCGGTGGAGATAGGCGTGTACCGCGCTTCCCAGAACCGTGGGTGTGGACTGGGCTATGGAATGAGCAAAATCCCAGTCGCCTTTTTTATCCCACCACAGGGCCTTTAGGACCTGATCCGGGACGGAGTCGGGTGATGAGGCTTCAAGACTTGCCAGAAACTCGTTAAAGGTCATACTGCGTGTAAAATGTACATACAGACGGCCCCGGGGTCGAGATAAAAGGAGAATTAGTTCAGGATGGCGGAATCCTTTTCAAACTGGCCGGTGGAGAGAAGAACCAGGGTGCAGGCTTCCATGTAGGGAATCCCTGCGGAATCCAGGGCCGCTTTCAGCTCCTCCGACTCGGTTCCCGGATTGAAGATGACCCTCCCGGGGTTCAGCTTGACGATTGCATCTATCTCGCTTCCGATATGCCGGGGACCTACATAAAGGGTAAGGGTGTGGATCTTTTCCTTAACCTCGGAAAGAGAATTGTGGACCGGTACCCCCTCAATTTCTTTCAGGGTGGGATGCACGGGAACAACCTTGTAACCATGATTGCGAAGCATGTTGAGAGCCTTATATGAGTATCGTTCCGGATTACGGCTTGCGCCGAGAATGGCAACCTGCATGTGTTCCTCCAGTATATGCTTTATAATATATAATAATTATCGCAAAGACAAGCTCCGGCATTTTCCCGTCTTTTATTGACCGGAAGGTTTTTTCCTCCTATTGTGGTGAGCAATGAGCACAACAGGTCTTGCACCCCGGGTAACCCAGAAAAGCATCTTCCTCGCATGGCTTCCCCTGGCGGCCATGTGGATTTTCATGGCTGTAGAGCAGCCCGGTATTGCCGCGATAATAGCACGAATGCCGGAGGTAAAAAAACAGCTTGCCATTTTCGGGGTGGTTTTTTCCTTTTCCCTGATAATAGAGAGCCCCATAATCCAGATGCTCTCTGCCGGGGCCGCCCTGGGAACAGACCGCAGCAATTACAAAAAACTGCTGCATTCCATGCACCTTATGGGTGTCGTGCTTACCCTGATACATGTTCTCGTGGGGGTAACTCCTCTTTTCGATTTCCTCATCCTGAAAGTTATCGGTATGCCAGAGGACTTTCTTGCCGACAGCCGGACGGCCTTTCTGTTCATGTCTCCCTTTACCGCCTCCGTGGGATACCGCAGGCTCTGGCAGGGGGTGCTCATCCGGCAGGGACAGTCCAGGGTAATCCCCGCTGTCATGCTGACCCGGCTGCTGACCTCCGCCTGCGTCCTTCTCCTGGGGATGTTTTTCCGTTTCCTTCCCGGAGCCGCCGTCGGGAGCCTTGCCCTGACCCTGGGGGTCATAGTCGGAGCCCTGGGTTCCTATGCCTTCGTCCGCCGGGAGCTTCCCCGAATGCGCCGGGGGGAGGGGGATTTCTCCTATGTATCCCTTTTTCATTTTTATTATCCCCTGGCCCTCACCTCCTTTATTGATCTTGCCGCGCGGCCGATCCTTTCGGTGGGTGTTGCCCGGGCGGCCAGACCCATCGAGTCCCTGGCCATATGGCCGGTGGTGATGGGCTTCATGTTTCTGTTCAACTCCTTTGCAAAGTCCTACCAGGAGATTGTAATAACCCTGAACGACAAACCCGGTGGACAGCGGGAGCTGAAACGCTTTGCCCTCCGCATGGGTCTCACCGTTTTCATCTCCTTCCAGCTGGTGGTGTTCACCCCCTTGAGGGACCTCTGGTTCCGCTACGTCTCGGGGCTCGATGCGGAACTGATGGAACTTCTGCCCATGTCGGTATTATTCGCTTCCTTTGTCCCGGCAATCTTTTCCTCCATATCCTATAACCGGGGGGTTCTGATAACCAGTAAACGGACCGGTTTGGTCAGCCTGGGGGTGTTTATCAATTTTATATCCATGGTGACCTTCATGTTCACCCTGCTGCTTGTCCCGGGGATTACCGGTGCAACCCTGGCCGCCGCTTCATTCTTCGGTGCCATGGCGGTGGAAGCCGTCTTCCTGGCATGGAAAAGGAGCAGGGGATAGCTTTTCCATGGCCCGGAAAATCTGCTATTCTTGAAACCATGAGCAGTCATGAGCAATATATCCCCATCACTCAGGATTACAGCCCGGCCAGGGAATTTGCTAGGGGCGCCCGGGACACCATTCCCCTGCTTCTGGGGGCCCTGCCCTTCGGCATGATCTACGGGACCCTGGCGGTAACCGCGGGCTTGAGCAGAGCAGCTGCCATAGGCATGTCCGCCCTGGTTTTCGCAGGTTCCGCCCAGTTCATCGCCGTAGGTTTGATTGCCGCGGGAACTCCGGTACTGGTCATTATCGGAACGACTTTTATCGTAAACCTGCGTCACCTGCTCTACAGTACAACCCTGCTGCCCCACCTGAAAAAGCTCCCCCTTTTCTGGCGCATGCCCCTGGCTTTCTGGCTGACCGACGAAACCTTCGCCGTGTCGGTCCATCGCTGGATGGCGGAGGACCCTTCCCCCAACAAGCACTGGTACCAGCTGGGATCATCCCTTGCCATGTACCTGAACTGGCAGTTCTGGTGCTTCATGGGCCTCGTCCTGGGCGAGAGTCTGCCCCGGGCCGCCGAATGGGGACTCGATGTAGCCATGCCGGTTACCTTTATAGGGATGACCATTCCCTTTGTAAAAAACCTGCCCATGCTGGTCTGTGTTTTGACCGCTTCTTTCTGTGCACTGGTCTTTAACGGGCTCCCCTACAAGGCAGGACTGATGATCGCCTGTACCCTGGGGATTCTTGCCGGGCTAATCAGTGAACGGCTGCGCAGGACCGCGGGAAACGGAGGGCCGACATGAATGGAACAGAGCTGAGCATCATCCTCGGCATGACCCTGGTCACCTTCGGTATTCGGGGGCTGGTTCTTCTCTTTTCAGGGAGAATCGAAATTTCCGGTCCCTGGGAGAGAGCCCTTGTCTTTGTTCCGCCGGCGGTGCTGAGCGCCATAATCGCTCCCTCGGTGCTGATGCCCCGGGGAAGCCTTGAACTCAGCTTCGGGAACTTCTACCTGATCAGCGGATGCGCCGCCCTGATGGCCGGAATCATTTTCCGCCGTTATGCCCTGTGGGCGGCCATCGTTACGGGGCTTGCGGTCTTCGGGATCTACCGCTTTTTCTTGCTCTAGTCCTGAACCTGTTGTAGGGTATAGCAAACAGTGAGAGTCATCGACAGCATAGAAAACAGAGAGAAAACAGGCTTCCTGGGCTCCGCTCCGATTTTTTCCTCCCTGGGGGCGGAGGAACTGGATTTTATCGCCGAACACTGTGCACTGTACGAGTTCGATGGCGGAGAGCTCATTTATGAGGCCGGTTCCAGACGGGCGGAACTTTTTGTTCTTGCCGAGGGAAAGGTCGGCATATACCGTCACGCTGAGAATAAGGAAACAGACGAAGCCGTGGCCCGCTTTCTCCCCGGAGAATGCTTCGGGGAACTCGGTCTCCTGGCCGATGAGCCCCGGGAGGAACTCGCAAAAGCGGAGGAAAAATCCCGCATTCTTGTCTTTCCTCAGCGAAGCACGGACTTCCGGGAGATTCTTGCCGCCCGTCCCGCCCTTTCTTCCCGTCTGCTCCGTAAACTCATGGAGTCAACCGCTTCCAGGCTGCGCCAGGCCAACCGGCTCATCAAGCAGAACTCCCCATGGATACGGGAATTGCGGCGCCAGGTATATACCGATCCTCTGACGGGGCTTCCAAACCGGACCTACCTGGAGGAAAACCTGATCAGCTTTTTTTCCTCCCCTCCCTGCGCTCTGCTGATGTTCAAACCGGATAACTTTAAACAGATCAACGACAGCTTCGGGCACGAGGCCGGGGATGCGGCGATTCAAAAGATCGGCCGCTTTTTATCAGGAATAGCCCTGCCGGAGGAGAAGGTCGTACGTTTCATGGGTAACGAATACGCCCTGATCTGTCCCCAGACCGATATTGAAGAAGCCGTAGAACGCGCCAGAGAAATACAGGAACGCCAGGGGAACCTCAGCTACGAATACCAGGGTCGACCGAACGACCTCGTGGTTACCGTCAGTGCCGGCATCGCCGTCTATCCCAGGCACGGGGGAAGTGCCGCCGGGCTTATCGCCGAAGCCCACAGACTCGCCATGC encodes:
- a CDS encoding SMP-30/gluconolactonase/LRE family protein, producing MKEASKIPVEVEAFNNRFRQIVKNQIFLETLATGFRFLEGPVWIEDQNRLIFSDIPGNALYSWDENKGISLLRPNSYLANGNAYDKDGILITCEHGTSRVSATDLRSGTYTVLADSYNGRCLNSPNDVVLKSDKNIYFTDPMPGRFPRVGIPRPPELSFQGVYMYDRRNAFLYLLEDGLQLPNGLCFSPDEKILYVNDSAQGIIFAFDVGTKGMLENKRIFSSPQGSGDGVLDGMKCTSRGTIFCTGPGGIFIIDEDGDCLGRINIPEVAANFTWGEDERTLYITATSTVYRMKIR
- a CDS encoding glycine--tRNA ligase, which encodes MAEKTAEVTMDKLVSLCKRRGFVFQSSEIYGGLSSAWDYGPMGVELKKNIQNFWWKEMTQLHENIVGLDAAIMMHPRVWEASGHVANFSDPLVDCKECKNRFRADHIDLSAPCPVCGNSGTFTEPRQFNLMFQTHLGPVKDDKNIVYLRPETAQGIFVNFRNVVQTSRVKIPFGIAQVGKAFRNEIVTKNFIFRTCEFEQMEMQYFVKPGSDDEWFNYWRERRMGYYEKLGIRGDRLRWHQHGPDELAHYAKDAYDIEYLFPMGWQELEGVHNRTDFDLGRHQEFSGKDQTYLDEETRERYVPYVIETSAGLTRSVLMVLSDAYEEEQLEDGDLRTVMRFHPAVAPITVAILPLVKKDGIAELAREIEAELREDFNVFYDQSGAIGRRYRRQDEGGTPYCVTVDYDSKEDGTVTLRFRDSMEQVRVHRSELAARIRKEIKEYKRV
- a CDS encoding uroporphyrinogen decarboxylase family protein is translated as MNRREIFKRTVNHQKSDRILLDHGKQVSSIHKFVYNKIRAEYGLEPQPLRILDRMSQCVHTDEDLLEIWGIDFRWLIPHWTNIQEISEVSYRNTFGTLFKDSGDYYAIADAPLKGKGLEGIEKHAWPETDDPSQFEGLRQQAESWYHNTDYVIGADGIKGGPLQTSLELAGYDQFFMDLVLDPEFAHALLGRITGVYKEMYTRYMAEVSDFIQVIYLTDDFGTQNSLLMSPDMWEEFILPYEADLIQHIKSCAPHVKVIFHTDGSVKPLLRKMIEKMGIDFLNPIQTSVEELRDTGLLKKEFGDDICFHGAIDVQKVLVNMSPAEIRKEVNTRICDLAVNGGYIICTCHNVGHDIPPVNIKALYDAIKEFNSAPFQRI
- a CDS encoding Ldh family oxidoreductase codes for the protein MDKDIMVQPDVLRRFIADLFRKGGMNGPDADFTADCLVKTNLWGVDSHGVLRVPVYLKRVISGAVNPTPEIKSLLPSSGPVALLDGDGGMGFVLGRAGMEKAIEQAKTFGIGMTLVRNSNHFGAAALYARLAVEAGLIGIASTNVIPNIGMKGNTKPSTGNNPIAVAAPMTGDHPFVLDISLSAVAGGKLLLAAKKGEKIPTNWAVTKEGDETDDPQKGFEGFLLPVGMHKGFGLSLFVDLVTGVLSGGPFLHDLKSMYKNPDETSLTTHLFMTINPSFFLVKQDYEERITEWARMIRNTPMNDPNIHQIVPGEIECKNEQERKVSGIPVPVTLSEELKALAHQLKISFPL
- the tyrS gene encoding tyrosine--tRNA ligase; translation: MNPALQILQERGFIQQCTDLQTLSSLMDKGPVAFYVGVDPTGPSLHVGHMVPIFALSHLQRAGHKPVLLVGGGTARIGDPSGKTEMRKMLSYEEIEANVKSVAGQLTNFVTLDGENGWLVNNADWLADLNYIDFLREIGSQFSVNRMLTFESYKKRLETGLSFVEFNYQLLQSYDYLELYRRKGCRLQIGGDDQWGNIVAGIDLIRRMEGAETYGLTFPLVTRADGQKMGKSEKGAVFLDSGLFSVYDFFQYWRNVADADVEKFLKLFTFMELEEIRELCAGEGAALNAAKERLAWEYTSLVHGKEEADKALAAAKAAFGGSGDKSSIPSLELSASELEKGIGVLELFSRTDLCSSNGEARRLVQQGGARINDVKVESIDEVVNASRAVDGEMMLKAGKKRFFRVVVK
- a CDS encoding LacI family DNA-binding transcriptional regulator, with product MSTGKKNLKRVSSIDVAKMAGVSQATVSRVFTPAEKVSDVLRKKVLAAAKELNYQPNNLARSLNMRKTNIIGIVNPAFGGYFYLGALDFFTLGLQSRGYTVMLLNIPRTAALEDVIPIAFQYQVDGLITTAVSLSPKLIRSCMDLNVPVVQFNRYSKGLDVSAICLDNKRAGENAAEYLLNRGHSKIAYLSGDVNSSTNMDREKGLKQYLANSGKTLFDRYVGDYTYESGIKAGKKMMKQNILPDAVFCASDEMAFGLIDCLEDEFNLQIPADMSIIGFNNSVMAASPHYKLTTINQPVKEMVEVTIQVLLEKIDSDKDEVVLRMISGEIIERESVIDRT